Proteins from a genomic interval of Verrucomicrobiota bacterium:
- a CDS encoding flagellar basal body L-ring protein FlgH has product MPTKPIIHHKLGIGTTLVVGLVIVGLTSTGNASGGIGSLWPSTKTMYQSIYADDKASTVGDLITIVIDLSTVATKDQSTTTEKDTSLNEGITNLLFPPGGDWDWYTYDGNTPTFSWNSSRSHEGSGSIANSETLQTTIQARIIEIAPNGTMRIEARRGYETGKEHSELVLTGFIRQSDLTATNTISSANIAEMQILQKGTGTISRQQKKGWLTKFYEFLSPF; this is encoded by the coding sequence ATGCCAACTAAGCCAATCATACATCACAAGCTCGGTATTGGAACTACCTTAGTCGTTGGTCTCGTGATCGTTGGGTTAACCAGCACAGGAAATGCTTCGGGCGGAATTGGCTCCTTATGGCCTTCTACCAAGACCATGTATCAGTCGATCTATGCGGATGACAAGGCATCCACAGTAGGGGATTTAATCACCATCGTCATTGACTTGAGCACGGTTGCTACCAAAGATCAAAGCACCACCACAGAAAAAGATACTTCGCTTAACGAGGGAATCACGAATCTTCTATTCCCTCCAGGCGGTGATTGGGATTGGTATACTTATGATGGAAATACCCCTACTTTTTCATGGAACTCATCTCGTTCACACGAGGGGTCTGGATCGATCGCCAACAGCGAAACTCTTCAAACAACCATCCAAGCACGCATTATTGAAATAGCCCCGAATGGCACCATGCGAATTGAAGCACGCAGAGGCTATGAGACAGGCAAAGAGCACAGTGAGTTGGTGCTTACAGGCTTTATTCGTCAGTCAGACCTTACTGCAACCAATACGATCTCCTCTGCAAACATTGCAGAAATGCAGATTTTACAAAAAGGCACAGGCACTATTTCAAGACAACAGAAAAAAGGATGGCTTACCAAGTTTTATGAGTTCCTTAGTCCATTTTAA
- the flgA gene encoding flagellar basal body P-ring formation chaperone FlgA, translating into MRIDNTKSNQAVKTIDFSVYDLPLPNPFCTLLSSLTQFLSVCQKAKRVDKPFLNILFISMLLISPFRGTLTGQTLILHEKVSVKGEDLQLGQLLQQARGIDPKILKMRIGETPPIGNKRKWTRGMVDKFLKKHYHGTIAWDGDGPKACIVDRPGRWVEEKTVLLMIEKSLRRLTKGEGKASVEELNQFQSFAIPAGPSDIVVDLPSSTLSNPWAVATIHFEEDGDRVITKNIRFRWSWVRPAWRSNDSAKSGAYLNASKFEAIMVDVLKESRDLYLDGQFPIDMQLTRSISPGSLLTRSQFRPRVLIRQGDPVVVHYRDGGVKISISAVAMRDGARNEIIPARNNKSRKLLSVRVIDERNVAYAN; encoded by the coding sequence ATGAGAATCGACAACACAAAGAGTAACCAAGCAGTTAAGACCATAGATTTCAGTGTCTATGATCTACCACTACCCAATCCCTTCTGCACGTTGCTCTCGAGTCTCACTCAATTTCTTTCCGTGTGCCAAAAAGCAAAGCGAGTCGACAAGCCCTTCCTGAATATTCTATTCATTTCCATGCTACTGATAAGTCCTTTTAGAGGAACTTTGACGGGCCAAACACTCATTCTGCATGAGAAAGTTTCTGTAAAGGGTGAGGACCTACAGCTGGGCCAACTGCTCCAGCAGGCACGCGGAATAGATCCGAAAATTCTCAAGATGCGCATAGGGGAAACCCCACCAATCGGTAATAAAAGAAAATGGACACGTGGCATGGTAGATAAATTTCTTAAGAAACATTACCACGGCACTATTGCTTGGGACGGAGATGGACCCAAAGCATGCATAGTAGATCGGCCAGGGCGTTGGGTGGAGGAAAAAACGGTGCTATTGATGATTGAGAAATCACTACGTCGCCTCACCAAGGGTGAGGGGAAAGCAAGTGTCGAAGAGTTAAATCAATTCCAGTCTTTTGCTATACCAGCGGGCCCCTCAGATATTGTAGTAGACCTTCCTTCTTCAACACTCTCGAACCCATGGGCAGTAGCAACGATTCATTTTGAAGAAGATGGAGATAGAGTAATTACCAAAAATATTCGCTTTCGCTGGTCCTGGGTCAGACCAGCATGGCGGTCCAATGATTCGGCCAAATCCGGAGCCTATCTAAATGCTTCGAAGTTTGAGGCCATCATGGTAGATGTGCTCAAGGAATCCAGAGATCTTTACTTGGATGGGCAATTCCCCATAGATATGCAACTAACGCGCTCAATATCACCAGGAAGTCTTTTAACCAGGAGCCAGTTCCGCCCGCGTGTTCTTATCCGGCAAGGAGATCCGGTAGTCGTTCACTACCGCGATGGAGGTGTGAAAATCTCGATCTCTGCTGTTGCCATGAGGGATGGAGCGCGGAACGAAATCATTCCTGCCCGAAATAATAAATCCCGGAAATTATTATCTGTCCGGGTGATAGACGAAAGGAACGTTGCCTATGCCAACTAA
- the flgG gene encoding flagellar basal-body rod protein FlgG, giving the protein MIRALWASANGMTGQQTNVDIIANNLANVNTSGFKAKSLQFEDLMYQTERAPGGTLADGSNTPTGLQVGYGSRPIASVTSFSPGDLKSTGAPLDVAIEGKGFFRVTLPDGTFGYTRDGQFTLNAEGLMVTTTGYQLDGVGQIDTNATDVSIGKSGSLSVVVDGAIQALAPITLATFPNPEGLRSAGNNLFLETEASGAATTGITPGEQGTGTIAQGFLEGSNVRVVEEMVRLIQAQRAYEINSKSIQSSDEMLSLVNSLKR; this is encoded by the coding sequence ATGATAAGAGCACTTTGGGCCTCAGCAAATGGCATGACAGGACAACAGACCAACGTTGACATCATTGCCAATAACTTAGCTAACGTAAACACCTCTGGCTTTAAAGCCAAGAGTCTTCAATTTGAGGACTTGATGTACCAAACGGAGCGGGCTCCGGGAGGCACTTTAGCAGATGGATCAAACACACCTACGGGGTTACAAGTAGGTTATGGGTCGCGTCCAATCGCATCCGTAACATCATTTAGTCCTGGAGATTTAAAAAGCACGGGTGCTCCTCTTGATGTTGCTATCGAGGGAAAAGGCTTCTTTCGGGTCACCTTACCGGATGGAACATTCGGTTATACACGTGACGGGCAGTTCACCTTAAATGCTGAGGGCCTAATGGTTACTACCACTGGTTATCAGCTAGATGGTGTAGGACAAATCGATACAAACGCGACAGACGTATCCATTGGCAAAAGCGGCAGTCTTTCAGTTGTGGTAGATGGGGCCATTCAAGCGCTTGCTCCTATTACACTTGCCACATTCCCTAACCCAGAAGGGCTACGTTCTGCGGGTAATAATCTGTTCCTCGAGACAGAAGCTTCCGGAGCTGCAACAACAGGCATTACTCCGGGCGAGCAGGGCACTGGCACGATAGCTCAGGGATTCCTAGAGGGGTCAAATGTACGAGTCGTGGAAGAGATGGTGCGACTGATTCAGGCACAGCGAGCCTATGAAATCAATTCCAAATCCATCCAATCCTCGGATGAGATGCTTAGTCTAGTCAACAGCTTGAAACGTTAA
- a CDS encoding flagellar hook-basal body complex protein, with amino-acid sequence MNVGIYQAINGMLNQWEHQNTVSANLSRSAIPGARAEIQTFGSMLNHNSQLQDPDKGTLGLHEKHYDFSQGPLQKSDSPYHLAIEGRAFFSVLEPEGQTSFTRNGQFVRGTDTLLRTTDGAMLLDVFGATISIPDGGEFVVSREGMIQVDGQNYGQIGTAYFQDPSQQLALSKFGRFEAKGDQEPVPGLAVGDTLSQYTLEGSNIKPVEEMIHMIQLTRAFEANQKVVKESDRLTEELLRIANP; translated from the coding sequence ATGAATGTTGGAATATATCAGGCAATAAATGGCATGCTCAATCAGTGGGAGCATCAAAATACCGTAAGCGCTAATCTTTCTCGCAGCGCTATTCCTGGAGCTCGTGCTGAAATTCAAACCTTTGGTTCCATGTTGAATCATAACAGTCAATTACAGGATCCTGATAAGGGAACATTAGGTCTTCACGAAAAACATTATGATTTTTCTCAGGGTCCATTACAGAAAAGTGATAGCCCTTACCATTTAGCGATCGAAGGTCGCGCATTTTTCAGTGTTCTTGAACCAGAAGGACAAACAAGCTTTACACGTAACGGACAATTCGTGCGAGGGACCGATACCTTATTACGCACAACCGACGGTGCTATGTTGCTTGATGTATTTGGAGCAACTATAAGTATTCCTGACGGCGGGGAATTTGTCGTTTCAAGAGAGGGAATGATCCAGGTAGATGGGCAAAATTACGGGCAAATAGGAACGGCATATTTTCAAGATCCCAGCCAACAACTTGCACTTAGTAAATTTGGCCGGTTCGAGGCTAAAGGAGATCAAGAGCCCGTACCGGGACTCGCCGTAGGCGACACACTTTCACAATACACACTTGAGGGTAGCAACATCAAACCCGTGGAAGAGATGATCCATATGATTCAGCTCACGAGAGCCTTTGAAGCAAATCAAAAGGTTGTGAAGGAAAGCGATAGGTTAACCGAGGAGTTGCTTCGCATAGCAAATCCATAG
- a CDS encoding hemolysin family protein, translating to MSLLFYLILTCVLSVAISAFCSLAEASLLSLSPVRLEALKREGKRYASIWLKLKDELDKSISAVLILNTISNTGGATLAGFLFDQVFGSDWLWVFMILLTLSILFFAELGPKVLGAVYCEKLAPTLGPILYSIVNILQPLVIITEKFSRRFKGDGDNTKLSALDIEVMAQLARNKKVIALEQEKMIISATKFSMTAINEVMLPAEWIVFLNLKDTVANNLELARHALHSRYPVSSSDNIQDVNGYINYKDLVAIEPDANYDLISLEAFIRPILALEDELDLNTAFKRLTARRHHIALVRNKKKRVVGLVTLEDIIEELVGEIEDEFDQSNDIIIRIRPNFWRVGADLSIERLEKILQLSIDVPPSAKELTLANWLKAKIGDTRYPGVTYEQDGIKFVVQQARRGRIFQVLVEVRQPTTQSQGGWEMD from the coding sequence ATGTCACTCCTATTCTATCTGATCTTAACTTGCGTGCTTTCGGTAGCTATTTCTGCCTTTTGTTCTTTGGCAGAAGCTTCCTTACTCAGCTTAAGCCCTGTTCGTCTTGAAGCACTGAAGCGCGAGGGTAAACGCTATGCCAGCATTTGGCTTAAGCTCAAAGACGAACTCGACAAATCCATCTCTGCTGTTCTGATTCTAAACACCATCTCTAATACCGGAGGGGCCACTCTAGCTGGCTTTCTCTTCGATCAAGTTTTTGGTAGCGACTGGCTTTGGGTTTTTATGATTCTGCTCACCCTTTCTATTCTCTTCTTCGCCGAGTTGGGCCCTAAGGTGCTAGGAGCTGTCTATTGTGAGAAACTTGCACCGACCTTAGGCCCCATACTCTATTCCATCGTCAACATCTTACAGCCTCTTGTCATCATTACAGAAAAGTTTTCACGTCGCTTTAAGGGGGACGGTGATAATACCAAATTATCTGCGCTGGATATCGAAGTCATGGCGCAGTTGGCCAGAAACAAAAAGGTCATCGCTCTTGAACAAGAAAAGATGATTATCAGTGCTACTAAATTCAGCATGACCGCAATCAATGAAGTGATGCTGCCTGCAGAATGGATCGTCTTCCTCAACTTAAAGGACACCGTGGCTAATAACCTCGAGCTCGCCCGCCACGCCCTCCATAGTCGTTATCCTGTAAGCTCATCCGACAATATTCAAGATGTCAATGGATACATTAACTATAAGGACCTTGTCGCGATAGAGCCTGATGCCAACTATGACCTAATCTCTCTTGAAGCATTTATACGCCCCATACTAGCGCTTGAAGATGAACTAGACTTAAATACTGCTTTCAAAAGACTTACAGCTCGACGTCACCACATTGCTCTCGTTCGCAATAAAAAGAAACGCGTCGTCGGCCTCGTGACACTCGAAGATATCATTGAAGAATTGGTAGGTGAGATTGAAGATGAATTTGATCAAAGTAATGACATCATCATTCGTATCCGTCCTAATTTTTGGCGAGTCGGGGCGGATCTCTCCATAGAGCGGTTAGAAAAGATCTTACAACTTTCCATAGACGTTCCTCCATCGGCCAAGGAATTAACCCTAGCTAACTGGCTTAAGGCAAAGATTGGCGACACCCGCTATCCTGGCGTTACCTACGAACAAGACGGCATAAAATTTGTTGTGCAACAAGCGAGACGCGGACGCATCTTCCAGGTTCTTGTCGAAGTAAGACAACCCACTACCCAATCCCAAGGTGGTTGGGAAATGGACTGA
- a CDS encoding VOC family protein, giving the protein MKTEPKAKLTASSPVLLVKDVIAAANHYRDTMGFSYERFWGEPPNFVILNRDGMYVMLRQAEDPKRVIPHWTVSNKLWNIYFWVSDVDRLHAEFVEKGVKIDYGICEQPYGCKEFGTQDLDGHDIGFGQVMNQS; this is encoded by the coding sequence ATGAAAACGGAACCAAAAGCAAAATTAACTGCATCTTCGCCCGTGCTTCTTGTAAAGGATGTCATTGCGGCAGCGAATCACTATCGTGATACAATGGGATTTAGCTACGAGCGCTTTTGGGGCGAGCCGCCAAATTTCGTTATTTTGAATCGTGACGGGATGTATGTGATGCTCCGCCAGGCTGAAGATCCAAAGCGCGTTATTCCGCATTGGACAGTTTCTAATAAACTCTGGAATATATACTTTTGGGTTTCTGATGTTGATAGACTTCATGCTGAGTTTGTCGAAAAAGGGGTCAAAATAGACTATGGAATTTGTGAACAGCCTTACGGATGCAAAGAATTCGGGACACAGGATTTAGATGGTCATGACATAGGTTTCGGCCAAGTAATGAATCAAAGCTAA
- a CDS encoding AAA family ATPase — MEMIIFIGIQAAGKSSYYKDKFVDTHIRLNMDMLRTRHREKVLLNACIEGKQPVVIDNTNPTVEERNKYIQKAKDGKFEVIGYYFSSKLTGAIKRNSERNLKKPIPEIGVRSTYKKLEIPTVAEGFDKLIFVELTDDGFIEKEWDDEI; from the coding sequence ATGGAAATGATCATATTCATAGGAATTCAAGCGGCCGGTAAATCTTCTTACTACAAAGATAAATTTGTAGATACACATATAAGGCTAAATATGGATATGCTACGTACCAGACACAGGGAAAAAGTTCTACTCAATGCCTGTATCGAAGGAAAACAACCAGTAGTCATAGACAATACCAATCCAACTGTGGAAGAACGGAATAAATATATTCAAAAAGCCAAAGACGGAAAGTTTGAAGTAATTGGATACTATTTTAGCTCGAAACTCACTGGTGCTATAAAAAGAAATTCAGAAAGAAACCTTAAAAAACCAATTCCAGAAATAGGAGTAAGATCTACATATAAGAAACTTGAGATTCCAACTGTAGCTGAAGGTTTCGACAAGCTGATATTTGTTGAATTGACTGATGATGGCTTCATTGAAAAGGAGTGGGACGATGAAATTTGA
- a CDS encoding tRNA(His) guanylyltransferase Thg1 family protein, with the protein MKFDDLDKRMRIYETNYDQTVLPKIYVVARIDGRNFTTFTKEVCDYEAPFDIRFRDAMVGTVKHLMDCGFKVVYGFTESDEISLLLHRDDNPFSRKLRKLNSILAGEASAYFTNHVGRIASFDCRISQLPTIPDVIDYFRWRNEDAHRNALSSHCYWALRKAGSSSKEATQKLEKKSTAQKNEILFNKGINFNELPNWQKRGVGLYWEKYLKQGLNPKTGETVNSERNRITIDYELPMKDEYSNYIETIIKNSHS; encoded by the coding sequence ATGAAATTTGATGACTTAGACAAACGAATGAGAATTTATGAGACTAACTATGATCAGACAGTTCTTCCCAAAATCTATGTAGTGGCTCGTATCGATGGTCGGAACTTCACCACATTTACGAAGGAAGTCTGCGACTATGAAGCACCATTTGATATTCGATTCAGAGACGCCATGGTCGGAACTGTTAAACATCTTATGGATTGTGGATTCAAAGTAGTCTACGGTTTTACCGAGAGTGATGAAATTTCTCTGCTATTACACAGAGATGACAATCCCTTCAGTCGTAAACTTAGAAAACTGAATTCAATCTTAGCAGGCGAAGCTTCTGCATACTTTACTAATCATGTTGGCCGAATAGCTAGCTTTGATTGTCGTATCAGCCAACTACCGACTATCCCAGATGTAATAGATTACTTTAGATGGCGCAATGAAGATGCTCATAGAAACGCATTATCAAGTCATTGTTATTGGGCTTTGAGAAAAGCAGGCTCCTCTTCAAAGGAAGCAACTCAAAAGTTAGAGAAAAAGTCTACTGCACAAAAGAACGAGATACTTTTCAATAAGGGAATAAACTTCAATGAGCTACCCAACTGGCAAAAAAGAGGAGTCGGACTGTATTGGGAAAAGTACCTTAAACAAGGCTTAAACCCTAAAACAGGAGAGACTGTTAACAGTGAGAGAAACCGAATAACAATTGACTATGAACTACCAATGAAAGACGAATATAGTAACTATATTGAAACAATTATTAAGAATAGCCACTCTTAG
- a CDS encoding OsmC family protein: protein MSQHRAEVIWKRSGSDFSYKSYSRNHEWAFQNGLKIEASAASQFLGDENKIDPEEAFVASLSSCHMLTFLAICSKKGIPVESYRDNAVGYLEKSDEEKFVVTRVELYPAVEFGEGTNLSIGELEELHEQSHYECFLANSVTTSITTIIEQGSGGNG from the coding sequence ATGTCACAGCACAGAGCAGAAGTAATTTGGAAGCGTTCAGGTAGTGATTTTAGCTACAAGAGCTACTCAAGAAACCACGAATGGGCATTTCAGAACGGACTGAAGATAGAAGCATCAGCAGCATCACAATTCCTCGGTGACGAAAACAAAATAGACCCTGAAGAAGCCTTTGTTGCATCACTGTCAAGTTGTCACATGCTTACTTTCCTAGCGATCTGTTCAAAAAAAGGAATTCCAGTAGAGAGCTATAGAGATAATGCAGTGGGATATCTGGAAAAAAGTGATGAAGAGAAGTTTGTTGTCACAAGAGTAGAGTTATATCCCGCCGTCGAATTTGGAGAAGGAACAAATTTGTCCATCGGAGAGCTTGAAGAATTGCATGAGCAGTCTCACTACGAATGCTTCCTTGCCAATTCAGTCACCACAAGTATAACTACAATCATCGAACAGGGCAGTGGTGGCAACGGCTAA
- a CDS encoding DEAD/DEAH box helicase: MTKIDFTKITTGKPSDQITEPEKLFPLLPKPDETEYNYLRDVQGEVLSQWFERRAEFDLVVKMNTGSGKTVVALMILKSSLNEKLGPAAYFAPDIYLANQVRKEAAHLGIDTCSEPNDPDFLQGRSILVDNIASLVNGKSVFGIDEIKVPLGSVIIDDAHACLEKVESQFSLVIERNEHQKVYKSILSIFKHSLIEQSEIGYEEIESEDARRIMLVPYWSWREHFEQVLSILHNWEGKCQFIWPLVKDRLRLGRCLVSGSKISVSLPCVPISIIRSFARAKRRIYLSATLTYDSILVSAFNVPSGAIQKPIVPKQIGDVGERLIIIPQSLNPNIGDEDLRQELSAISKGTTVIVVVPSERRAGLWSAFADGILRAENIYEGVQALRERQSGLYILVNKYDGVDLPHDACRVLVLDDLPTARSMLGRYEDMLLDGSEELMARRIQKIEQGMGRGIRANNDYCVVVPMGPRLIDFLNDPRATQKFTPATRKQFELSNEVAKQARGLELSELRGLMDLCLERNSEWKDASRNALAGLEEYPVESELETAVHRRKAFEESEIGQHNAAAQEMQNAVNSENRDQEQGILMQELASYTDFFDPVEAQKIQQKSVRHNASLLRPLSGITYHRLAPARKAQAESAQAYYQESYRNSNDMVIRFRSLIEDLVFIPESDSEPFERAMREIAFVLGYQGQRPEKEFGSGPDNLWAVGEMNYFVIECKSGTKTETVCKRDCDQLNGSVVWFQNKYDASCKMTPVIVHPSEVFDNDCSFMDGTRVINRDCLQKLKKAIDTLGSSWGQLGKLPSFEETRDLFDNMKLTPSLFLDNYTVAGSKKKKR, encoded by the coding sequence ATGACCAAAATTGATTTTACGAAGATCACAACGGGAAAGCCGTCTGACCAAATTACTGAGCCGGAAAAGCTTTTTCCTCTACTGCCCAAACCGGATGAGACCGAATATAACTATTTGCGCGATGTGCAGGGAGAGGTTTTGTCTCAATGGTTTGAGAGAAGGGCCGAATTCGATCTGGTTGTTAAAATGAACACTGGCAGCGGCAAGACTGTTGTCGCCTTGATGATTCTCAAAAGCAGTTTGAATGAAAAATTAGGGCCAGCAGCTTATTTTGCTCCTGACATCTATCTCGCCAACCAGGTTAGAAAAGAGGCAGCTCATTTAGGAATTGATACATGCAGCGAGCCAAACGATCCTGATTTTCTTCAAGGCCGCTCTATCCTTGTTGACAACATTGCAAGTTTGGTAAACGGCAAGTCCGTTTTTGGAATTGATGAAATCAAAGTTCCCTTGGGATCTGTAATAATTGATGATGCTCACGCATGCCTCGAAAAAGTTGAAAGCCAGTTTTCGTTAGTAATCGAGCGGAATGAGCACCAAAAAGTGTATAAATCCATTTTATCGATATTTAAACACTCGCTTATAGAACAGTCTGAGATTGGCTATGAAGAAATAGAATCTGAAGATGCCCGGAGAATTATGCTTGTTCCTTATTGGAGCTGGCGGGAGCACTTTGAACAAGTTCTCTCCATTCTTCACAACTGGGAAGGCAAATGCCAGTTCATTTGGCCTCTTGTCAAAGACAGGCTTCGCTTGGGAAGATGTCTAGTGAGCGGAAGTAAAATCAGTGTTTCTCTGCCTTGTGTTCCCATCTCCATAATCCGGAGTTTTGCCAGAGCAAAAAGAAGAATCTATCTATCTGCAACTCTCACTTATGATAGTATTCTTGTTTCTGCATTTAATGTTCCTTCCGGTGCAATTCAAAAGCCTATTGTTCCAAAACAGATTGGGGATGTTGGCGAAAGGCTAATTATCATACCCCAAAGCCTAAATCCCAACATAGGCGATGAAGATCTGAGGCAAGAACTTTCAGCAATATCTAAAGGCACAACTGTTATAGTGGTTGTTCCTTCGGAGCGGAGGGCTGGCCTTTGGTCGGCTTTTGCAGACGGTATTCTGCGAGCGGAAAATATCTATGAAGGCGTTCAAGCATTAAGAGAGAGGCAATCAGGCCTTTATATTCTTGTTAACAAATACGACGGGGTGGACCTGCCTCATGATGCCTGCCGCGTTTTGGTACTTGATGACTTGCCGACAGCCAGAAGCATGCTTGGACGCTACGAAGATATGCTTTTGGACGGCAGCGAAGAATTAATGGCCCGGCGTATTCAGAAAATTGAACAAGGCATGGGGCGGGGTATCCGGGCAAATAATGATTATTGTGTTGTGGTTCCGATGGGGCCAAGGCTGATTGATTTTTTGAACGATCCCAGAGCAACACAGAAATTTACTCCGGCAACTAGAAAACAATTTGAGTTATCGAACGAAGTGGCAAAACAAGCCCGCGGGCTGGAATTATCTGAGTTGCGCGGTTTAATGGATCTTTGCCTTGAAAGAAATTCTGAATGGAAAGATGCAAGCCGTAATGCTCTCGCAGGCCTTGAAGAATATCCTGTGGAAAGTGAGTTAGAAACGGCAGTTCATAGAAGGAAAGCCTTTGAAGAATCTGAAATTGGACAGCACAACGCGGCAGCTCAAGAAATGCAGAATGCTGTTAATTCTGAAAACAGAGATCAAGAACAAGGCATACTAATGCAGGAGCTCGCTTCTTACACTGATTTTTTCGATCCTGTGGAAGCTCAGAAAATACAACAAAAGTCTGTTAGGCATAATGCGTCCCTACTTAGGCCTTTATCTGGAATCACCTATCACCGTCTGGCACCGGCAAGAAAGGCACAGGCTGAGTCCGCCCAAGCCTACTATCAAGAGAGCTACCGGAATTCTAATGATATGGTGATTCGTTTCCGGTCTTTAATAGAAGACTTAGTTTTTATTCCTGAATCTGATTCCGAGCCGTTCGAACGTGCCATGCGCGAGATTGCTTTTGTCCTTGGATATCAAGGACAACGCCCTGAGAAGGAATTTGGATCTGGTCCTGATAACCTGTGGGCCGTCGGCGAAATGAATTATTTCGTCATTGAGTGCAAAAGCGGAACAAAGACGGAGACGGTTTGCAAACGTGATTGTGACCAGCTCAATGGATCCGTTGTTTGGTTCCAAAACAAGTATGATGCTTCATGCAAGATGACTCCCGTAATTGTTCACCCAAGCGAAGTATTTGATAATGATTGTTCATTCATGGATGGAACCAGGGTTATCAATAGGGATTGCCTCCAAAAGTTGAAAAAGGCTATTGATACCCTGGGAAGCTCTTGGGGACAGCTAGGCAAATTGCCGTCTTTTGAAGAAACCAGAGACCTGTTTGACAACATGAAGCTAACTCCTTCGCTATTCCTGGATAATTATACGGTTGCTGGAAGTAAAAAGAAAAAGCGGTGA
- a CDS encoding nuclear transport factor 2 family protein, translating into MTAKEFMRTYETATGSHGLDHMVKLIDKYAVYWFSDGSSHVGKQAVEAAIKNNFEIIKDETYQISHLVCLAESRELAVCIYRFDWSGLVRGKAASGSGRGTTVLAREGDSWVVIHEHLSKGSHELEQHT; encoded by the coding sequence ATGACAGCTAAAGAGTTCATGCGCACTTACGAAACCGCTACAGGTTCTCATGGACTGGATCATATGGTAAAGCTTATCGATAAGTATGCGGTCTATTGGTTCAGTGACGGCTCAAGTCATGTTGGCAAGCAGGCTGTGGAAGCGGCTATCAAGAATAACTTTGAAATAATCAAGGATGAGACCTATCAGATTAGTCATTTGGTATGCTTAGCGGAGTCCAGAGAACTCGCCGTATGCATTTATCGTTTTGATTGGTCCGGTCTCGTTCGTGGCAAAGCTGCCTCAGGTTCAGGCCGGGGGACTACCGTGTTGGCGCGGGAAGGTGATTCATGGGTTGTCATTCATGAGCACTTGAGCAAGGGAAGTCATGAATTAGAGCAGCATACTTGA